In Zunongwangia sp. HGR-M22, the sequence ATGTACCGTTGCTGTTAACTACAGACTATACTTATAATGCTCAAGCTCCAAGAATTTCAGCAACGGAAGTATATGATCAGATTATTAGAGATTTGGAAGATGCAGCGTCTTTGCTTTCCGAGGAATATGTTCAGAATCAAAGAACCTACGTTAATCAAAATGTGGTTTATGCTTTGATGGCCAGGGTTTATTTATACCTGGAAAACTGGGAAATGGCATTAGATTACAGTAATCGCGTGATCTCAAAAACAAGTTCTTATGAATTGTTATCTGATTTAAATGAAGTGTTTCTGATGAATAATAGGGAAGCCATATGGCAAATTTCGCCATTGGGAAATGGCGAGGTTACTACACAGACCTATGAGGGAGCGCTATACATTATTGAGCCGGGAGCATCAGCAAGTTATAATCTGGCACTTACCCAGGATTTAATAGATACGTTTGCGGAAAATGATTCGCGGCTGATTAAATGGATAGACTTTAGTGAAGTAGAGTCTGTCTATTTCGCACATAAATATAAAGATCGCTACAGCACCGGGAATGTTACCGAATATTCAATGGTTCTTCGTTTGGCCGAACAATATTTAATTCGTGCCGAAGCCAGGGCAATGAAGAATAAGATCAATCTTGCTATAGATGATATTAACAAAATACGAACTAGGGCAGGTATTGAGGCTTTAGATAAGAATAGTTCTTGGAATATGGAAACCCTACAATCCCTAATACTGGAAGAACGACGAAGGGAGCTTTTTACCGAATGGGGACATCGATGGTTTGATTTAAAAAGAATGAATAAAACTACCGAGGTGTTATCCCCTAAGAAAACCTCCTGGCAATCCACTGATAGTTACTATCCAATTCCTGCTGAAGAACGCCGGATAAATTCCAATTTAACTCAAAATGAGGGATACTAGAATGATGCGCAAAGTAAATAAATACATAGGTTGGTTTATTTCAATTTGGATGATACTAGGATTGGTTTTTCCGGTGGAGAGCATAGCCCAGGTGACCAAAGCTAAAGATAACCTTATTCAGGGAAGTCTATCCAATGGTTTACGGTATTATATAAAATCGATCCCTTCGGAAACTAAATTGCATATGAATCTTATAGTTAAAGCAGGATCGATAGTTCAAGATAAAAATCAGTACGAAGTAGCCCACCTTCTTGAACATTTGTCATTAAGGGAAAGTGAACATTTTCCGAATGGCATCGCAAATTCCGATAGTTTACTCACGGCAATAGGCAATCGAGGTATTGGACGAGATTTTTATGCTTTTACAGGCTATGAAGAGGTTTCCTATACATATAACGCAAATGTCGGAAATTATCAAAGTATGGAGACGGGACTCATCTGGTTTAGGGATATCGCAGAGGGATTGAAATTATCCTCAAAAGATATACGAATTGAGAAGGAATTAGTTAAGCAGGAAAATGCGCTTAAATCCTCCGCTAAATCGGTCAATAAATCTCTTTTGTTTCAGAATGTATTTCCTTGTATGGCCAATAAATATGAATATGATAAGAAAGTAGATGCTGTACAACTTAGTGACATTAAAAGGTTTTACAAGGATTATTATCAGCCACAAAACCTGGCCATAAGAATCGTAGGGAATGTGGTAGAACCGGAAATCCTTATTAACAAGATCAAACTCATGTTTGGGGAATTAAAAAACTCAAATTCCAAAGTAAAATTAGAAGCTTGCAGTGTTATTGATCCATCCGGAGTGTCACAATTTGAAGTTTTGGAACGCTTGGTACCCTTAGAGGTAGATGATCACAGGGTCAGCATAAACTTGTTTTATCGAGATGAGCCTTATAAGGATAAACCAATATCTACTCAGGAAAGGATCGATAGATTAAAACAGAAAATTATACAAGAATTAATGGCCGAAGCCTTCCAAAAGGAAATGGCATCTTTGAGAGAAGTATATAACCCGAAATTTGACTTTTTAATAAAGGGCTATTCTAATTTTATGAACTCACCATCACTGATCTGGATGGAGATTATGACAGATCCCGAGGATGTAGAATACACCTTGGAAACGGTATTTGACAACATAAATATGTTTAGATCTTTTGGGGTTTCAAAGGAAGAGTGGGATGTTCTTAAAAATCGAAAATTATCAATGCTCAAAAAGAAGGAAAATGCACCACTATATTATTGGGAAAAAGAAATCCTAAATAATTTCTTGCATGAGGAATTGCTTGTCGATGGAAAGGAAACAATGATTAAGTACTGGTTGCAAAAATTGTCATACAGGGATTTTAATTCCCAAATAGAAACTTTTTTTGGAAAGAAACCGAAGAATATGATGATTATGGTGGCTAAGGGGCACAAGAAATCTATTGCTAAAAATTATATATCAAACCTAATTGACAACACACTGAAAGAACATAAAACTTCAATTAGAAAAAACAATGAAATTTCTGAAGTTCTAATGTCCGATTCACTGAAACAAAGTTTAGAGCCAAAGGCATATACCCAAATTCAGGATTCCACGAAATATAATCGCTACAGGTTAAATAATGGATTAGAGGTTATCTTGGTTAACGATACCACGTTAAAAAACAAAGTTGAAATTCATGGCTTTAGCCCTATAGGAGCCTTAAGCTTGCCGGAGCGAGATTTTTACGCTGCTTCGTATGCCCCCAGATTGGTAAAACATTCCGGGATTGGAAATTTTGATAAATTTCAACTAGAGCATCTTACCAACAAATATAAGGGGTTAAATTACTACCAGTATATAAATCCCAATGAGACAGGCATAAAAGTTACAGCAAATAGTAGAGATATTGAAAATTTAATGCAACTGATTTTTTTATCCGTATCCAAACCACGTAAGGATAAAGCTGCATTTGACGATTGGAAGAACAGCATAGCAAAAAGCTTATTAGATCCTACATACAACCTGCGTGGAATTAACTTTTCAAATCATATTAAGGAATATATGAAAACCCACGATATCGCTTTCCATATGGGAAGTACTTTTGTAGAACAGGTACAAAAACTTAATTTGGGTAGAATGCTAGAAGCGTACAGCAAATTGTTTTTGCAAAGTGAGCGGTTCACCTACATCATTTACGGGGATTATGATGAAGAAATTATGCTAAAATTGTCACAGAAGTATTTGGGGAATTTACCGGTAATTCCTGTAAAATTAAAAGAAATTAATATTTACAATAGAAAGGATGTTATGACATTAAAAAGTCATGAAGTGGAATTTCAGTCCTTCAAGCCTAGTGATAATATAATATTTTCTACGATATCTTTTACTGAGCCTAAACCCTTCTCCTGGAAAGAAAACTTAAAAGTTCAATTTCTTGGGAATATCCTGCTAGAAAAGACTTTTGCGCTGAGATTCGATAAAGATTTCGCATTGTATGATCTTATAGGGGGTGGGTTTTATGATGACGTACTACACCGATATAAATTGATGACAAAAATGGATTGTACCCAGGAAGAATTTGAGCAGGTTAAAGAAGCTACCGGTATAATTTTTAAGGACTTACGGGCAGGAAAAATAGAAAATCATTTATATACGAAAGTATACCAGGAAATTGAAAAAAGAATCAGTTTAGCATCAGAAAGTCCGCGCTCATTAAACGATTTTTATCAGTATTATAACAAGAATTACTATCAAGAAGATTTTCTTAAAAAAGCGGAGAAACTTGAATTTCTGCAATCATTGACCATTGATGAAATTAAAAGCTTTGCTGAAGATTTTTTGAAGGAAGAACACCTATTTAAATTTACTATGTATTAAACAATAAGAGGCACACTGTGATGTAGTGTGCCTCATTTTTTAGAAAATTAGATTATTATTAAGGTAAAACAGTAATGCTACCGTCTCCTTCTTTCTTGGAGTTTAAATCCATGGTATCATAAACATCAAATGGTCCTTCACCCCTTCTTGTCACTAAACAATCATTGGATTGTGGCGAACAATTAATTTCAGGAATAGCTTCCCATTGATCATCAACACGAATATAATCGCTTTCTTGCTGATTCGCTGTTGTAAACGACATTCCGATCGCACTAACAAAGGCTAGTGCCGGGATTAAAAATTTGGTTTTCATAACATGTAAGTTTTGAATTTATAAAATAGTCCTAGTTTAAACAGATAGACCTTCTCGCTGCACTCACGCGTGAAATTCTTTATAGGGTTTTATTTTTATGATTGTATTTTTTTGGTAGTCACCTTAACCGGTCGTTTCGTAATATACCAGGCTACTAAGCTTAGTATAAGATTAACCAGGTTAAATACCACATGTTGCTTCCAACTCAACAAGGAGATCAGTCCCCCGCAACTACAGGGCTTGTTGGGTAAAAACCAGGTAATCCAGCCGGCATAAAGGCTTAGAAAAATAAATAATAAAGCAATACTTAAATAGCCGATCCTTCGAGTAGTTTTAAAGCTTATACTTATGGCTAGTAAAATTTCTATGATCGGTATCCACCATTTTAAAAGATCGGCTGCTGCTTTATTAAGATATAATGGAGCATTGATCAGTGCGATATATAGACTGTTACCTTCAATAAATTTACTGATACCGGCATAACTTAACAAGACAACAAAATAGAATAATAAAACACCACGGAAAATTTGATAAAGCTTTGCTTTCCCAGTCTTAACATCTTTGTCATTGTGCTGCAATAGATTGTCGCTCATGATCATTTACTTTTATATCAGGTCTATGGATGCTTCTATTGATACTGATGCATTTCCATACTATTTGTTAGTAAATGTCATGATTTAAACTATTGCGGAGTGGGGTGCGATTGTCCTGATTGGCTTTTAAATTCAATACGAGACTTGTGCAGCTTTAATTTCTTCCGCTGAAGTAATCTTTCCGATATTGAGATGGAGTAACTCCAAAATGTCGTTTAAAGCGCTGAGTGAAATGGGCGGCGGTCTTAAACCCAAAATGATTCCCTATTTGTTTAATACTCATTCCTCCTCCTTCAAGTATGACCAGGCTTCCTTCTAAACGTTTTTGCATGTCATATTGAAGAATCGATTTACCGTAATGTTCTTTAAAAACTCGTTTGATTCTACTAAGACTGGCTCCGGCTTTAAATGCTATATCGGGTAGTGAAGGGATGGTATGATGCAATCCATCCATAATAATACGATGTAATTTTTGAGCCAACTGGTAGTCATAAATATTCTTAGAATCACTTTCCATGACCTTTAGAGCAAGGGGAGAAGCTAGCGCTTTGGAATGGATGGAATGTTTTGAATTAATATTGACTTCAGGGATATCCTCTTCAGGATTGTAGCCTGTGATGATATATCGGTTTTTCTGATTCCACATGTTAAGTTTACATACCTGTACTTTTAATGGAAGTAGTAGACCAGCTGGGCTTTTGAAATCTAAAATTCCAAAATCAAATCCCTGATTAGTGGATTTCGGAACTCCTTTAAAACAACGTTTGTATTTTTTCCGGGAGGATTTACTTAAATACTGTGGTAAGTGTGGCGATTCTATATCAGGCTTGGATAAAAAATCTTCATTTCCTATGTACCCTTCAATCATATGATTATGGTCAATTTGGATGAGAAGACGTGGTTGTATGAATTGATATGATTTGGTTTGTAAATCTCTAAACATTTTTGCCAGATATAAACTTGCATGGTTGAAGAGTAATGATAGTGTATCAATCTCATCTTTCTTTTCTGAAATCGGAAGTCTGTAAGAGAATGTTCCAGAAGAGGCTTTCAGTAGTGCTTCTACCAATAGATGATATCTTGGGTCTGAAAATAGTCGCTTTGGCATAGCCTTGATATTTTGCGATTAGAGAAATAAACTTATTACCTAAAAGGCTTAAGAAATTCTATTGCTTCATGCTGCTTGAAACATAACTTGGTAGGAATATGGGGGTGATGAAAATCGATAAAAATTTTCCCCATATAATGCTCATAAGAGGAGTGTGCAATAATGGCTAAAGCTTTTATCATCACAGTGCCATCACTGGCTAAAAATGACATGGCCTCATCGGTGATGTTACCTATTTTGCGCATATCGCATAAAATAGGATATAGTTTTTCATTCTGAAACAACAATCTTTGAGCAACAATAACCTTTGCTTTTCGGAGATTAATTTCTGGAATCGGTTTGTATTTAAAATATAAAATTCCATCATTAATCCACATTTCCGTATACTTCGTCTCCTTCCGCATAATTCATGGATTTAAAA encodes:
- a CDS encoding MauE/DoxX family redox-associated membrane protein, with translation MSDNLLQHNDKDVKTGKAKLYQIFRGVLLFYFVVLLSYAGISKFIEGNSLYIALINAPLYLNKAAADLLKWWIPIIEILLAISISFKTTRRIGYLSIALLFIFLSLYAGWITWFLPNKPCSCGGLISLLSWKQHVVFNLVNLILSLVAWYITKRPVKVTTKKIQS
- a CDS encoding DUF6520 family protein, yielding MKTKFLIPALAFVSAIGMSFTTANQQESDYIRVDDQWEAIPEINCSPQSNDCLVTRRGEGPFDVYDTMDLNSKKEGDGSITVLP
- a CDS encoding DUF7793 family protein; its protein translation is MRKETKYTEMWINDGILYFKYKPIPEINLRKAKVIVAQRLLFQNEKLYPILCDMRKIGNITDEAMSFLASDGTVMIKALAIIAHSSYEHYMGKIFIDFHHPHIPTKLCFKQHEAIEFLKPFR
- a CDS encoding M16 family metallopeptidase, yielding MRDTRMMRKVNKYIGWFISIWMILGLVFPVESIAQVTKAKDNLIQGSLSNGLRYYIKSIPSETKLHMNLIVKAGSIVQDKNQYEVAHLLEHLSLRESEHFPNGIANSDSLLTAIGNRGIGRDFYAFTGYEEVSYTYNANVGNYQSMETGLIWFRDIAEGLKLSSKDIRIEKELVKQENALKSSAKSVNKSLLFQNVFPCMANKYEYDKKVDAVQLSDIKRFYKDYYQPQNLAIRIVGNVVEPEILINKIKLMFGELKNSNSKVKLEACSVIDPSGVSQFEVLERLVPLEVDDHRVSINLFYRDEPYKDKPISTQERIDRLKQKIIQELMAEAFQKEMASLREVYNPKFDFLIKGYSNFMNSPSLIWMEIMTDPEDVEYTLETVFDNINMFRSFGVSKEEWDVLKNRKLSMLKKKENAPLYYWEKEILNNFLHEELLVDGKETMIKYWLQKLSYRDFNSQIETFFGKKPKNMMIMVAKGHKKSIAKNYISNLIDNTLKEHKTSIRKNNEISEVLMSDSLKQSLEPKAYTQIQDSTKYNRYRLNNGLEVILVNDTTLKNKVEIHGFSPIGALSLPERDFYAASYAPRLVKHSGIGNFDKFQLEHLTNKYKGLNYYQYINPNETGIKVTANSRDIENLMQLIFLSVSKPRKDKAAFDDWKNSIAKSLLDPTYNLRGINFSNHIKEYMKTHDIAFHMGSTFVEQVQKLNLGRMLEAYSKLFLQSERFTYIIYGDYDEEIMLKLSQKYLGNLPVIPVKLKEINIYNRKDVMTLKSHEVEFQSFKPSDNIIFSTISFTEPKPFSWKENLKVQFLGNILLEKTFALRFDKDFALYDLIGGGFYDDVLHRYKLMTKMDCTQEEFEQVKEATGIIFKDLRAGKIENHLYTKVYQEIEKRISLASESPRSLNDFYQYYNKNYYQEDFLKKAEKLEFLQSLTIDEIKSFAEDFLKEEHLFKFTMY
- a CDS encoding helix-turn-helix domain-containing protein — translated: MPKRLFSDPRYHLLVEALLKASSGTFSYRLPISEKKDEIDTLSLLFNHASLYLAKMFRDLQTKSYQFIQPRLLIQIDHNHMIEGYIGNEDFLSKPDIESPHLPQYLSKSSRKKYKRCFKGVPKSTNQGFDFGILDFKSPAGLLLPLKVQVCKLNMWNQKNRYIITGYNPEEDIPEVNINSKHSIHSKALASPLALKVMESDSKNIYDYQLAQKLHRIIMDGLHHTIPSLPDIAFKAGASLSRIKRVFKEHYGKSILQYDMQKRLEGSLVILEGGGMSIKQIGNHFGFKTAAHFTQRFKRHFGVTPSQYRKDYFSGRN
- a CDS encoding RagB/SusD family nutrient uptake outer membrane protein — encoded protein: MNTKNIAKYIAIVLCVILAGCEDFVSIEAPNNKMVRADIFEDETAAESAMQGIYNQLFVLAFSNGFENSVTNLTALSADNLRLIRESNPTYLEFQENEILPDNSRNLSLWSSAYNLIYLTNSLLEGLEESSLDENFKQAVEGQALFIRAFTYFNLVNLYGDVPLLLTTDYTYNAQAPRISATEVYDQIIRDLEDAASLLSEEYVQNQRTYVNQNVVYALMARVYLYLENWEMALDYSNRVISKTSSYELLSDLNEVFLMNNREAIWQISPLGNGEVTTQTYEGALYIIEPGASASYNLALTQDLIDTFAENDSRLIKWIDFSEVESVYFAHKYKDRYSTGNVTEYSMVLRLAEQYLIRAEARAMKNKINLAIDDINKIRTRAGIEALDKNSSWNMETLQSLILEERRRELFTEWGHRWFDLKRMNKTTEVLSPKKTSWQSTDSYYPIPAEERRINSNLTQNEGY